The Acidimicrobiales bacterium region GCGATGCCGGCGATGGTGTCCACCATGGTGGCGCACGCGTCGACGTCCCCGCGCCCGAGCGCGTACGGGGCATCCCCGTGGAGCAGGTCGACGAAGACGGGCGACTCGAGCCCCCGGTCGGCCAGGGCCTGGCCGCACTCGTCGGCCAGCCACCCGGTGTACCTCCCGCGACCCATCCTCCGCCCCGAGAGGTCGGCCGCTGTCTCGATGTCGGAGTCCTCGGCCACGATGGCGCCGAGCGGGCTGCGCTGGTGGATCACCGAGACGAAGCGGGCGGGAAGCCGGTCGCCCGCCTCCTTGAGGGCGAGGAGGAAGTAGGTGACGCCGGTCAGGCCGAAGTCGGCCCCGCCGCCCGCCACCCGGTGGGTGTTGGCGGTGCCCGGCGGTGGCGGGGGGTCGAGAATGTCGACGACCAGGTCGTGGTCCGCGAACACCCCTCTGGTAACGGCGGTGAAGAACGGCAGGTGGTACCCGGGAAGGCAGGAGGGGCAGAACAGGCTCAGGCGGACACGATCAGCCATGTGTCCAACAGTAGGACCGTTCAGCGGGTGGTGCGGGCCCGCGAGAGCGCCTCGCGGGCCTCGGGTGCCAGGCGGGGGTCGAAGACGTCGCGCAGGCGGTCGCCGAGCAGGTTGCAGGAGATCACGGTGACGCTGATCGCGGCCCCCGGCCAGATCATGAGGTCGGCTTTCGAGAACAGGAACGCCCGACCCTCGTTGACCATGGTGCCCCATTCGGGTGTCGGGGACTGGACACCGAGGCCGAGGAAGCTCAGCCCGGCCAGGGCCAGGATCAGCTGGCCGATCTCGACGCTGGCCAGCACGAGGACGGGGGACATGACGTGGGGGATCACGTGACCGACGATGATCCGGACGTCGCCGGCGCCCGCCGCCCGGGCGGCGGTCACGTAGTCCTGCTCGCGCAGACTGAGGGCCTGGCCCCGGACGACCCTGGCGGTCGTCGCCCAGCCCACCGAGACGAGGGCGACGAGCACGCCCCGCAGCCCCGGGCCGACGACGCCGACGATGGCCAGGGCCAGCAGGAGGGCGGGGAAGGCGAGGAGCGCGTCCACGACCCGGACGACGACCCAGTCGACCCAGCCACGGGAGAAGCCGGCCGCGGCCCCGACCGCCGTGCCGATCAGGGTCACCAGGACGGTCACGACCAGGGCAGTGCCGAGCGACCACCGCGCTCCGTGGATCAGCCGGCTGAGCTCGTCGCGGCCCAGCCCGTCGGTCCCGAGGAGGTGGCGCCGACTGGGCCCCTCGAGCAGGTGTTCCAGATCCACCGCCGTGGGGTCGTGCGGCGCCACCCACGGAGCGGCCAGCGCGCCCACGCCGATGACGGCGAGAACGGCGGCCGCGACCACGGTGGCCGGGTCCCGAAGGGCCCGCCAGCCGGTCCCGCTGATGGTCAACCTCCACCCCCGCCCAGGCGGATCCGCGGATCGATCCGGGCGCAGATCAGGTCGGCGACGAGGTTGGTCAACACGAACACGGTGCCCGTGAAGAGCACGATGCCCTGGATGACGGGGTAGTCCTGGTCGTTGATGGACTCGACGAGGAGGCGGCCGATCCCGGGCCACGAGAAGACGGTCTCCACGATGGCGGCGCCCGCCAGGAGCCGGCCGAGCCGGAGCCCGGCCACGGTGACCACCGGAACGAGGGAAGGGCGGGCCGCGTGGCGCATAAGGGCGTCGCGGTCGCTCAGGCCCTTGGCCCGGGCCGTGCGCATGTACTGCTCTCCCAGCTCGTCGAGCACGCTTGCCCGTACCAGGCGGCCCAGGCTGGCGGCCGAGCCGAGCGCCAGGGTGGTCGCCGGCATGACGACGTGCCGCCAGTCGTCCCGGCCGGCGACCGGGAGCAGTTGCAGCTTCACCGACAGCACG contains the following coding sequences:
- a CDS encoding ABC transporter substrate-binding protein is translated as MADRVRLSLFCPSCLPGYHLPFFTAVTRGVFADHDLVVDILDPPPPPGTANTHRVAGGGADFGLTGVTYFLLALKEAGDRLPARFVSVIHQRSPLGAIVAEDSDIETAADLSGRRMGRGRYTGWLADECGQALADRGLESPVFVDLLHGDAPYALGRGDVDACATMVDTIAGIAAKSGLEVRAVALGPDVYASGLIAGDGVPTDVVERMRQAVVAAFALQEADPASAVAEFCERFPDVLPSVATAGWAHLQSYAAAGAGGVGAMDAVRWAATVDWVSRAHGLPPVAPERVHRPELAS
- a CDS encoding ABC transporter permease subunit gives rise to the protein MTISGTGWRALRDPATVVAAAVLAVIGVGALAAPWVAPHDPTAVDLEHLLEGPSRRHLLGTDGLGRDELSRLIHGARWSLGTALVVTVLVTLIGTAVGAAAGFSRGWVDWVVVRVVDALLAFPALLLALAIVGVVGPGLRGVLVALVSVGWATTARVVRGQALSLREQDYVTAARAAGAGDVRIIVGHVIPHVMSPVLVLASVEIGQLILALAGLSFLGLGVQSPTPEWGTMVNEGRAFLFSKADLMIWPGAAISVTVISCNLLGDRLRDVFDPRLAPEAREALSRARTTR
- a CDS encoding ABC transporter permease, with protein sequence MTRHLLSRLSSLVPIWLLITFFAFLLATAAPGDPALAVLNQRGVDPITAADLRQVRAELHLDDPFAVRYVRWLGEVVRGDLGTSFKGGRVLPLLASRFGASLQLAVPAFVLALAIGLGAGFAAAAHRDGVVDHLARLVTLVLASVPSFWLGYLLIIVLSVKLQLLPVAGRDDWRHVVMPATTLALGSAASLGRLVRASVLDELGEQYMRTARAKGLSDRDALMRHAARPSLVPVVTVAGLRLGRLLAGAAIVETVFSWPGIGRLLVESINDQDYPVIQGIVLFTGTVFVLTNLVADLICARIDPRIRLGGGGG